From the genome of Hippoglossus stenolepis isolate QCI-W04-F060 chromosome 13, HSTE1.2, whole genome shotgun sequence:
ATCTTTCTTCTCACATGCGAGCAGGATTTCTTCCTTAACGCGCTCTCATGCCAGATTATGCAACAGTGATATAATTACATCCAGTGTAattgaaggaaaaataaaatataaactaaagtgcagatttgatatatttgtaGCGTTTTTGTTCAGCACCAGCCGCCTGTGGGTTCAGGACCTCGGAGAGCTCCCAGCTCAACCTGAGACAAGAGAGAGCTGTGGTTACTCTATTATATACAATTGACCTGTATTTGTAATACATccgttattattatattattattattaatctttttttactgttttaattaGATAACGTCCTAATTTATTGTAATGGTTTTTAcatattatgtgtttttgtctttactACCAATTGTGGATGCTGTTTCCATGCAGCTCTGCGCAATTTGAGGGTATGTGACTGATCTATGTTCTAATAataacatgtattattattattatgtaggTGATATTGGCTCAGTTTCAGTCGATTATTGGACGGCTATGCATTTACCAAAGCTACACTTTCTTTACGACGTTTGTACAGTTACATGCACAAGTCAACAATAAGGCCATggaatgaagaaaaacaaagagttgAAAATCCAGGAACATAATGTGGATTGTTGTACATCATTTTGCAACATGTAGTCAACTTTAAGACATGATCATTTCACCATGGATCCACAATAACATGCATGAGAACAGCCTGCTCTGTCTGATCTCTTCTGTACATCCACTCAGCCTTAATCCTTCACCAGGCTGCTGCAGCCCTTGAGCAGTAACAGccagatgttttttcttcaagaGTAAGAGTCAGAGCTGTGTGCATGGGCCTACTATAGATACTGTATTCATGGGCGTGTGACATGGGCCAACAGCGCCATCTCGTGGAGTAAAGTAGCTTATTGTGGAACACAGTGGAGCCTTTAAAATCAGATGAATCCTGCTGGTGTCTGGTCCATGTTTGCAAATGAGGTGCAAATGAAGTCTATCCTCAGGTGCGATGGTCGTCATGGGAAAAGACACAGCAGATTATAATGGTTTAATCATGGATAAGTGCCCATTCACAATATATGCTTATAGTTTTAAtgcatattttttacatattcataATATATCATTTTAGAGTTCTTTTTACAGTCACATAAAATTGGTCTGGTCATAATTTTTACTTCCACTCTCAGCCTGATGTtatttattcaaagaaaaactgctcaaaaatttaaattaaaatcatttttggATCTATTATACTTTTAATCCATTAACGTTCACTACTGCAAACGATATCAACgtcaaaatgtttaatatttactACACTGGTGTCTGGCTGTGCAGTAAACTGTTACTTTCCTGAGTCACATGACTTCTAATCTCCATTGACATTAtaagcttttcttttccattcaCTTGTTATGTAACAATGTTCTGACTGAGGCAGATAAGTTTGAAGCTTTAATACAGCACATGTTTAAAAGTAAGTAAGGCCCTAGTGTAAGTTGGGTTTTCGTAGTTTATTGTGTTTGGTCAGTTATGAATGATTTTATATGTAttgaattatatttatttcttgtaaatTCAATATATTGAGGAATTAAAGACTTGATTCCATGATCCTGGGGAATTTGGGgccaaattgtaaaaaaaaacagcaacaacaaatcaTTATATTACAAAAAGTAGAATATTCTTCTCATAGAATAGatttcatttgcatttaatctttttttatctaTACTACAGCCTCCTCTGTGCGCAGCAGCATCTGTGCCTTTAAGAGCATCTCTctcagcatcctcctcctctgtcacgGACGCGCACACGTCGGCTCAACATTACAGAGATACAGCTTTAGCTTTCAGCCCTCACACAATCCCACAGATACATCGCAGCATCACACGATTACACCCATCAACGTTATTTCTCCACTGGACATTGATGAATCTGCATCCACCGTCGCCGTAGCGGTCCGTCCGATCGTTAttctcctgtgtttcctctccttctcccgcATCCAACAGACCGATCCAACGCTCCAAGATGGCTGAGTTGAATTTGGGGAAGGGGCTGACTGCGGGGAAAGTGGCCAGCAACGTGCAGAAAAAGCTAACCAGAGCCCAGGAGAAGGTaggagctgctggtttacaTGTTAACGCacagggatggaggaggaagaggaggaggaggaggaagtgcagGCCCACAGGCTGTGAGGCAGCAGTGGTGCCGCATCCTCCACCGACTGAAGGCGCAGTGTCGCATCACGAcgtttttaataataataagagcaTGGATGGTGTGTTCTGGGGATGGGGGAGtgtgcattaaaacacatcCCCCTCTTCAGCCAATGTCATGCAGCGGACATTGATCTTAATGCAATGAGATAAAACCTGTTCGGCCTGCTCACTACTCAGCCTGGCGACTGATGGGGTTCAGGCTTATACTGTAGCTGAGGGTCGTCACGCAgatggtggctgactgcagactCTCTTTCATTTTTACAAGCATCACAGTGGTATGGAACACGCACGCTGCGGTATGTGCAAGTGGTAAATAAGGGGCCACGTCTGTGCGTGCACGCACCTGCGGGTTGTGCGCTGAATGTATGTCAGGGGGCGCTGCGTGTTCATCTACACGCATCATGCACTGTTGGACTTGAGAGAAGGTAGACCGAGAGGAAACATTATGAAGCCAGTATGTACGTTACATATGTATGAATGCGTCAGGAAGAGGGGGTTGTGCTGTAGCTGTGGCGTATTTCTGACATTATTTGTCTATTTATATATCTAAGATAATTCTGTATTGGTCCcactgttacagcagcaaagaggacaaGTCCAAAAATAGAGTAATCAGTCAAGTAATAAAAAGTTAACAGGCAATGTAGAggcaatgaaaatataaaagtactTTTGGAATATAACtaatatacagtgtaaacagagtATATATAGTGGGAGATTATATACAGTGAAATGTGTTGCACATTAGCCAGACAGAAAttaatattgtacatttaagtGAGTTACAGCTGAGTGACTTTAAAGTGCAGTCCAGAGTGTGTGATCTATAACTTTGAACAAATATGTGTATGCTCCCATTTCTCTCATTGTCAAACAATTCACTTTTCTATCTATAATCATATTTTACTTAATCGTTAGATATAGAGAACAGGTGAAGTGAAGAAAGACAAACCGGTCTATCTCCCGTCACGCCTGTTTTTATAAAGCATCAAAAACTTTAccttttgtatttcatcaagTAAAAACCGAGTGAATTCATTTGCTACTGTTGCCCTCGGTGTTGTCACTAATACAATTATCTGTTTGACGGACAGGTTCTCCAGAAGCTTGGCAAAGCCGATGAGACCAAAGACATTGCCTTTGAGGAGGGAGTTATCAACTTCAGCAAACAATACGTGAGTGACACATGTTGCATGGCCGAGTTAATGTGCTCCCAAATCTACCCCGACTGTTACTTTTACTGCACCATATGTTACCACATCAAACTATATCAAGAGAGGGTAAAAGGTCGCTGCATCTCAGAACCTTTTCCACCAGAGTTTTTTCAACCATTGATGGGATGTAAATTACTTTGTTACTATACTTTCAGTAcatatttcatgtatttgtactttacttgagtagaTTTGTTTTGTGGCATTGCCTTTGGCTTTGGACTGAATCCAGCTCAGTAATCAGTAACAATAGGGGAACAggtccattgatccaatcagagcgggcaggtaacattagacccagcctcctgcagcacagtatcactggtgaagaaaagtgttttcagtAACAGCATCGGCAGTATTCTTTATTGATATAACACAGTCtgtattattgttgtattaaaCAAAACATGCTGTAGACACAGTTAATGATGGAGTAGACACTTGCATTAGGTAACAACCAACACTCAGCAAGTACTTCTACTTTTAAGACTTTAAGtttattcaaaagcaaattACTTTTACTCACATAGAAAAGTTAGTGTGGTACATTTACATGAGtgcatttttgtctatttatttgtacttttactgagGTAAAATAGTTGAGTACTTCCCCCACCACTTGTCTCGATAGGTTTGAATTTGCTGAGACTGAAGCATTTTCTTGCACAACAGGCTTGTAACTCTACTCGCACTCTCTTTGACCctcatgttttgtgtttcaccCACAGACCGAAGGCAGCAAACTGCAGAGGGACCTCAGGGTGTACCTGGATGCTGTGaaaggtgaaacacacacacacacacacaaacccatgcAAAGTTACACTGATGAACACGCTCATGCAttcaagccacacacacagtcatggaTGTGCAAATACCTACTCAACAGtcgctgtgtgtttgtcctcagccATGCATGAGTCGTCCAATAACCTGCAGTCCTGTCTGGCTGATATGTACGAGCCGGAGTGGCAAGGCAAGAACGAAGTGGATTCCATTGTGGAGGTCAGATACActttgataaatgtgttttaaagaaaggaatcgtctgcatgagtgtgtgagagagagaaagtgtgtgtgggcgtgaATATCTCATTATTAGCTTATGTTTCCCAGCAGCTCTTCCTTGTTATTGTGAGTGTGCCTGGTTAAAAGGATGCGTCTCTCCTTCGACTTCATCATGCTTGCTCTTGAAATTACTTTTGGATTGATGGTGCTTTTAAACAGTAAAGGGGTTCAGTTTATTCTAATTTTAGATACGAGACCATCAAGCCGAGACATATAGCAGCCGAGCAACTGGAATTAACTCTGAGGAAGAGATGGAAAAGTTTTATTGTGCGTGCTGTTGTTCATCCACGCTGCAGGACTGTGATGTGTTGTGGACGGATTACCACCAGAAGTTGGTCGACAATGCCCTCATCTCCATGGATACGTACCTGGGCCAGTTCCCCGACATTAAGGTGAGCTGTGTGGTCAAAGCGACATGTTGTTACCTCCCCTGCAAAGTGTTAGCATCACGTGTTCATGCAGTGAGCCTTTCacacttttttcagttttattgagTTATGGATATTAAACATAAGTAGACGTTATAAAGAAAGCATTGAATGAATCTATCTATCTCTTATTTCTCCAACAAGCACATTTGTTCATTGGTTGCCTGGAGGCTAACAAAGACAAGGTTATTTATTATGCGTGGAAACTGCACTGCAGATAGAgacaataaataacacaaattctcattctcccttttctcttctactcttttcttctcttccgTTCAGGCGCGTATTGCTAAGAGGGACAGGAAACTGGTGGATTACGACAGCGCCAGGCACAACTATTCTGCCACACACAAGGCCAAGAAAAAGGACGGGGGCATTAAAATCACCAAGGTAACGCAAATGCGCCGCGGCTTTTGATGATGGTTATAATCACACTTGGCCAATTCAAAAATTGTATCAGCCATTTGAGACGGTTAATCATTTGAGTTTGTTCTCTCCCCCAGCCTTCGTCTCTGTTGGAGAGGGCCACTCCAGGTTGGGCTCAGGGTATCCTGTCTGCACACAACGTTGCCCAGACCAGTCTGTCCAGGAGCCAGGTACACACCCATCTTACTGTACCTCTACAACGTCTGCTGACTGTGAATCATAGCGGGTGGCTAGTTTAGAGAAGTTGAAATGAATGTCAGTGAATGTGATGTtctctgaagtcatggaaacACgactgttgtctgtgtgtgtgtgtgtgtgtgtgtgtgtgtgtgtgtgtgtgtgtgtgtgcatgtgcgtgtgcgtgtgcttttgtgtttcaggCTGAGGAAGAGTTGGAGAGAGCCCAGAAGGTGTTTGAGGAGATTAATATTGACTTGCAAGAGGAGTTACCTTCACTCTGGAACAGGTGTGTATCTgtgtccacgtgtgtgtgtgtgcaaactgaTGCGGATTTTCCTGTTGATGGATAGATGCTATAATTACATTTCACTTACATCTGCGCCACATTAACCCTCACAGGATATTGAACCAAGTCAAGCCAGTAATGCAGTCAATACTgaatctccctctctctctctctctctgtctctctctctctccctgtctctgtctctgtctctagtCGTGTTGGGTTTTACATCAGCACCTTCCAGAGTTTGGCCGGTTTCGAGGACAAGTTTCACAAGGAAATGAGCCGGGTGAGATGCGTCAACATGGACCTCCCCAGTGGTGCTGAACTCAGATAGAGAGCAGAAAAAACCAACTGACGCAGACTATCAGATAACACTTAATGGAAAAATGTTGACTGTGCCAGTGACTACATTAGCAGGGGCTGCCATTCCTGCTGCCCTTGAACATCATATGCTAAGTCTGTTATAgctcatttcttattttaagcCCAGCAAACGAAAACTTAGGACCTGGGGCTTTAAGTGACTGCACTGAGATTATTCACTGTAATGCTGCCGTAGCTGGAGAGTTGTAAATACTGTCCCTCTGCAGAATTTGGACATGATGATGCAAACAAACCTGACAGCGCACTAACAATGTGATGAAACTAATGACTTGAAAGATTCTTCATTCAGTGAAAGCTAAAGCggtgcccattctaaacctgcctgtttgtaatggtCCGTTTGCTTGAGCCATGGTGTTGCTGGAAGCAGCTTTTCttcctgaaactgtaaaagtgacagGCAGTAATTGAGCAGCGGTAattaaagacctgctgcaggagtcAGTCCACGGAACCAAgaggctgctgcacagagagctgtcCACCTGTTTATTCAACTAGAATAAAACTAGAGAACCAGGCGCTGCACACAGCACTGCCTCAGGcatttaacaacacacatgccaagtgtgaacttgataaaatgaatgtttctcAAGATGtgtgagccacatacagacaggcTGATAAAGATGTTGCCTCACAATTCATGATTTTGGGAGAATCATATGGTAAAATAACTCCCATGCTTCTCTTTCCCTTCCCTGCAGTTGGATCAGGATATGTATGATGTCTTGGTGGATTTGGAGCAAACAGACACAACCAGGTTAGTGAGCAAAGATCTATCAATCAAAATCTCTCACAGCAATACttcaataacaataattcaATGAAtcactgtggctgctcctcTTGAAGAAAATACTTGCAGGATGTCTCCTTCTGCGAAAAATATATCTTCTTGAGAAATGTTTGCAAATAtgtgaaacacagagagacacaactCACTATGTTTGATTATTGTAATATGCCCAgatcagacctggtattaacatccatcctgagacaTCTGATCACAAGTCAGCAACGTTAAGTTCACACCTCGCATAAAgctttatattcaaataatcAAAGCGATGAACTTAGCGATGatcacttgtgatcagatcactcagaaTTGATGTTAATACCAGTTCCTAACGGGGTCATAGTCTCCATCACAAGTAAGAgctggaaatgaaaaattaggtgatttcacaaaaacaagaagtttattttcttttttgaaaactTTTAAAGAATATAATGTGGTGGCATATAACATAGTAGTGgagtagaagtagtagtattagtaatTCTAGTACAGTCATAGTGGTACTAGTGGAGGAGAAATGGTAGAAAATTACGATCATGAGACAAATGATGAACAAATGATCCAACTGATTATTTCACTGATTGAAATTCATACTTGATCTGTCCATGTGGAAAATACTATATGTTCCAAACATTTGAATTAAGacacaggaacagaaacacaaagtgacatGCATTAACCTGGAGCCAACCCCTCCTTGCAGAAAGACAGTTAACCGCGGCCCCTCAACGTCAGGAGCAAATAGGAGGTAACCAGCAGCATCTGTGGTAACCATGGTGACACaactctttgtctgtctgtccaacTGGATCGTCTGTCCAGCTGTATTTATGTCAGTCAGTCTGCAGGCTTGGGAGATTTGTTTCTAGAGAGAACTAGTGCTTGGTTGTGCAAGTGAATTCACAGACACTGTGTGATCAGAGAGCTGTGCCCTCAGAGCTGCAGATAAACAAGAGACGAGCAAAACTGTGCATTTAATGGTGCACCAGGCAAGACTGTTACGTAATGATAGAGCCCAAATCTCAAGGTTCATTTTTGGGTAATGCAGTTGTAGGCACTGTGAAGGTCCCGGTTCCAGAGGTGGGGCCAGGGGGCACTGGTCAGTAGtcttaaaaagatttaaaaaataacttgtCACTTAccaacaatacaaacaataaatataacaatttgatcatttttattttctaggCTTTTTTGtagtacacaatgtgcttgaacaaggaccaattttcaaaatatattcaaattgtattccatgtaaacaaggaatgacttcaatgtgcaccttactgagGAAGTAATTGTGCacggatgttggacatataaacGTCCACTCTGTTTcaattgtggcccctttatggccccagACTTAGAAAAATCCTCGATCCGACGGTGCCCTGCGGAAAATTGGTCAGGTAATTAAAAAGAACCCACCGAGGGGCCCTTATAATGCCAGTTGATTGTTTTAGTGTCATTCATTCCTTAACAAAGTTAGAAATGTAGTGACACAAGCCTGCACAAAAAGCTTGGAGCCTTTGGGCCCCTGGAGTTCTGGGGTCCATCATTTGTACAGTCTTAGTAATGTGGAAcctaatttaaaatgttctcatttAAAGCCATGAATGTAAACAACTGCCTTATCCAGCATTAGGTTGCCGGTTTGTTCCAATCTCCTTGCACATCTGCAGATCTGGGGCGGCTTCTGTATGACACCGAATGCCTCTCATCACTGCTCGCTTGTGAGGATTAACAGGAGGCACACACTTGCATGGGATGGGAGTGATGGTGGGATGCGAGAGGCTCACTTTTCTTGCATGATAGATGCCAACGTCCACTTGAACTTCTCTACAGCATGCCATGTAACTTCTCTCTTGTCATGTTTTAGCGTTTAGCTGCTCCCTCTAACCTTTGCTGCCCTCCTCTCTCATATCATCATTCGCCATCCACGTCACTGTCTCTGTAATCTGTCCGTATTGTCTttttgtcctccctctctcgatctctctcattcactcagTGGCAAAGAACCATCTAACCACACTCTCAGGCCAGGAGGACCTCCCCCGATCCCCAAATCTCCTTccaaggtaaacacacacacacacacactttgaagcTTTCTCTATTCAGATGTGTTAGAGTCTTGCCACTGAATGATGTCTCTCAAACTGGTGATGGCTGCATGTCATGTAGGAGCCATCTCTATGActttaacttttctacttgagtagAAGTGAGTAAAAACttgctttttaaatatatttaaaagtaaaagtaattaCTGAGTGGAAAGCCTACTCTCTAAAACAACACCACATCATCATGGCAGAGTCTCAGCGATGGCGTCTTCTACTGCTGCAAGGGCACTTTGCTCATCTTTGAAGGAGgcagctctgattggatcagtggagcAATTCCCCTCGCGTTGATTGCttcatgaaatataaaaaactatgTGAACGGGAAATGAATTGTTTATACCTTTTTCTTGTATGACAATTCAAAACATATCCTGAGAAAAATAGATCTAGTTCTGAATTATTTTTGTCAACATTTGTAATTCATTCTGATCGATTTCCAGtaatttttttgaatttttggaAATTGGATTATTAAAGAAccctttttaaacaagttttCAATAACTAACGGCTGATTTAACCATGTTGTTCGGTTTTGCTAAATCTCATATTAATTCTTTATCCTCGTTTCTCTGTCCTAGCTAAAGCCAGCAATGCCTCCCCCACCCAAGGTGACCCCGTCTATTGAGATGAAGACAGAGAACATCATCAACCTGTTTgacgctgcagctgctcctgctcctgatATCAGTGTCACCTCCCCTTCAGAGGTTAGTGACAAACTGTGGAATAGCCCTTTAACGTTCCCCTCTTCTGTGCAGGTCagcacctgctcctcctcccagttttcccttttcttttctttttactgtccACCCGTCTTGTCACGTCTGTTGTACCCAATCAGCCAATGAGCGCTCCTATCCCTGTTGTTATCAGTTTGACGGTCCTGCAGTGAGCAGCCTATTGGACATGGACCTGGACTCTCTCAGTGCGACAACCAAAGCCTCCGCGGTCACACAGGTGGATGAGTCATGGCATGAACGTATATAGTCGAAGAGACACTTCACTGCAAGAAATGCCAAGCTCTCACAAGAGATTTCATGTTCTATTCAGACAGTCTTTAAGCTCATTTCATGATATTTAAGTACAAATCAACTTGAAATGTGGGGGAAACAAGTCTTCCACTGCAATATGACATATTCCAGTTAAAACAAGTTGGACAAATGAAAAAGTATAAGGTTCcaattttcttttcagaaacaGTGCCAGTTGCCAGAGCAgttatttgactttaaatataatgaaataatctTGGATAAGTCTGGATACAAAATTAAAATCCCTTGGTGGGTTTGGCATAGTTTGAGGTGTCAGCTgctctgcttcttctttctGATTTTCCAAACTAAAGGCGGATGATGGCATGATGATCTGTAGAAACCTGCTTCTAGAGACCACCTCTAACATCCGCCTATAGGGCAGCACTATGTACATATAGCCTGAGAGACTTAACCAAGGGCaaaatatactgtgtgtgtgagtcaccaCTGTTCCTTAAGCTTATTGCTGTGAGCacaagaaaataacaatgtgaaattatgttgttttctttgcactGCACCCCTGCTGTTAGCTAATGATCATCTCAAACCACAGACACTATTTTACCTGGCTGTTGGGAACGACACTAATTGTGAATAAATTAGCTTTTGTGCAGTAAACACATGACAGAATctacttctttctgtttctatcatttgcacttcttcttcttcttctttcaaatAGTACTGTTCTGTACTGTAGTGCCTGTTCTCTAGTTCTGCTGAAGATCTCCTGCTATGGGCTTATAGGTTAACAGCATGGGACCTGCACTGTAAATGTCTTATTGAATGCAACGGGCATaagcaaaaaactaaacaaaacaaaagacttTATTTAAGAGTTTCATTCTGTCTTCTCATCCTGTtgcctcctctgttttccacAGCCTGCAAACTGGGACTCATGGGTAAGTTAATCACCGTCATCCTACAACACGCGTAAACATTACAATACACAATTATCATTATGATCATCATCTTTATCGgcatctttttatttgtattcattgtcATTGTTTGCATTTACTACTTATGTATATAGCAATTATACAAGCCCCACTCTCATTACGCTTGCTGCTTTATAAGTCCTGCACTACACATGCAGGACAATCTGCGCTGGGACTTTTATAATGGTTATTTCTGTATATTCATTATTCTGTACTTTCCTTATTTCATTTGTCCGTCCCAAATCTGTTTGTGCGTTGTCCTTGTGTCTGCAGTGCTTCATGTGATgacaccaaacactgaagagaTTGTCGTACAGCACAAATAGATGTTGGAAATCGAGtcaattcattttcaaatggaCATTTTACACAGTTGCATGTAttagataaaatatataaattatgtcCCATATGTAGtgctctcttcttttttgtACATATGCAGGATATGCAGTAACATATTAAATACTGTAGATCCAAGGCCTGTAAAGGACCAACTACTAGACTCAAATCAAAGTTTATCAACATACAATCTGCAATGTGTAAAATGATTTGTAAGTGAATTGACCCCATTTTTCTGCTCCCCCTTGTATCCCTGTGTGTTCACATGCCACAGCACTAGGCCCCATGTGACACACAGGGAACAACTGTTCTGAAAGTCGAGTGAAGTTGCTCATTTTTGAAGTGGATTGCTTTGTAGAAACAGGAGACTGGAGACTTAGTGGGCAACTTCACAAAGCCTTGCTTGCAACTTTGCATTCCGATTGTTAagtgactttttgttttgttcgcTGTAAGAGGGACGTGTCTCAACAATCATACAGTCCTGCTGTATCAGAGCTTGAGGCAAAGCAGTGATGGCCCCGAAAGGCTCCGACACTTCTACTCTTACAAagcttccttcctctttctccatctgaACATAGCCGTGGGAATAGAAACCATGCTTGCAAGCCCCACACAGAAGATCCAACATCTATCTTCTGATGGAAAAGGctgattattgtttttctttcttgccttCTACTGCCACCTTCCCTTATCTTCATCTGTCTTTTGATTTAACCTGATCCTGCTCTGTAAGGGTTTATCAATCTTCTTGGCTCTTGCtcgatgatgctgatgatgataatgatgatgatgatggtgaccCACAGTGTCCATGGCATCTTTCATGATCTCCCTTTCCCCATGATCGCAAAACAAATAAGTTTAATCTAAATAATGCTTCAAGCGGACCCCTCAAACCCTCTTTCATGTTCCAACCACTTAAAAGACCATTTGAATGCTTTTTCAGCTTTTAgctctttttacatcactgccAACCATTTTCAAATGGCTGTAAAATGGCACTTAGGCACAGCAGTGCTTTGACTGAAATGCTAACATCTTACTAACATGCTCGCAACGACATTGTGATTAGGTATGATTAGGTAAGATGTTTACAAGGATCACTGTCTTCATGATCAAAGAACACAAACAGTTGAGGCTGATGTTCATGTCATTTCATGAGAATTTCGTCAAAGAGCAAAGTGGGATTTGGACCTGATGATGGAAAAGCCAAATGGTCACCTGAGTTAGGATGAATTTCTGCAGCAAATTCGATAGCATGTAAGTGTTGAGACATTGTGACCAGTGGCAAAATTGTAAACCACCAAAACTCAGGGGATAAGTAAAATAAGCAGAAATAATCTTCTGGTCACCATGAACCAAAATATTTTAGGAAAAACCAACACAATTTTAAGTTAAGAGGGCTAAAGCATTTAAAATCACTTGCATGGTCCTTTAATGTTTGAACTCCTTACCCAACATGTTGGTAGTACCCCCAGGCCCCCCTTTAGAGCCCTCTCAATGTCCCCTGCCCATCAATAATATTTGACTGATTTACAAACATCTTATAATACCCATAAGGTAAAATATCTCTTATAACTTCT
Proteins encoded in this window:
- the LOC118120559 gene encoding myc box-dependent-interacting protein 1 isoform X3, giving the protein MAELNLGKGLTAGKVASNVQKKLTRAQEKVLQKLGKADETKDIAFEEGVINFSKQYTEGSKLQRDLRVYLDAVKAMHESSNNLQSCLADMYEPEWQGKNEVDSIVEDCDVLWTDYHQKLVDNALISMDTYLGQFPDIKARIAKRDRKLVDYDSARHNYSATHKAKKKDGGIKITKPSSLLERATPGWAQGILSAHNVAQTSLSRSQAEEELERAQKVFEEINIDLQEELPSLWNSRVGFYISTFQSLAGFEDKFHKEMSRLDQDMYDVLVDLEQTDTTRKTVNRGPSTSGANRSGKEPSNHTLRPGGPPPIPKSPSKLKPAMPPPPKVTPSIEMKTENIINLFDAAAAPAPDISVTSPSEPANWDSWSEDRADEEEETQKHYDPVAAAAEAWGDEGAPPVRYDPIAAATEGWGDEVNPPVPCDPVAEAQEGWEEDGSQSVHSDPVAEAQEGLGDEESQPVTEVPADNDETPAAEAPADTTEEEATPAVATPAADTPAADTPAATTPAADTPAADTPAADTPAADTPAAANPAAATLENEEGQDESAEAPAATAEEEEEEEEAVVEETPAVEAESTEAATEAATEAAAVPAAAVPAAAAAVPAAAVPAAAAAVPAAAAPAAAAPAAAAAAPAAAATAPAAAAAAAPAAAAAAAEPAGMPPGFLFKVEVMHDYGANDTDELEMKAGDVVLVITFDSPDEQDDGWLMGMKQDDWQQNKENATTGVFPENFTQRL
- the LOC118120559 gene encoding myc box-dependent-interacting protein 1 isoform X5, which encodes MAELNLGKGLTAGKVASNVQKKLTRAQEKVLQKLGKADETKDIAFEEGVINFSKQYTEGSKLQRDLRVYLDAVKAMHESSNNLQSCLADMYEPEWQGKNEVDSIVEDCDVLWTDYHQKLVDNALISMDTYLGQFPDIKARIAKRDRKLVDYDSARHNYSATHKAKKKDGGIKITKPSSLLERATPGWAQGILSAHNVAQTSLSRSQAEEELERAQKVFEEINIDLQEELPSLWNSRVGFYISTFQSLAGFEDKFHKEMSRLDQDMYDVLVDLEQTDTTRKTVNRGPSTSGANRSGKEPSNHTLRPGGPPPIPKSPSKLKPAMPPPPKVTPSIEMKTENIINLFDAAAAPAPDISVTSPSEPANWDSWDESAEAPAATAEEEEEEEEAVVEETPAVEAESTEAATEAATEAAAVPAAAVPAAAAAVPAAAVPAAAAAVPAAAAPAAAAPAAAAAAPAAAATAPAAAAAAAPAAAAAAAEPAGMPPGFLFKVEVMHDYGANDTDELEMKAGDVVLVITFDSPDEQDDGWLMGMKQDDWQQNKENATTGVFPENFTQRL